A stretch of DNA from Coccidioides posadasii str. Silveira chromosome 1, complete sequence:
TACGGTGGCCGATGCGAGGTTCCCGGTATAAGAGAGGGGTTGCGATCGAACACCATTGCCGCGATACAAGGCAGCAGGATGAGAGTATTTTGGGTGCGTCGGGGAGCTCTTGGATGTAGGTGAAAATTATATGGACAATTTCTGTTGGCAGGTAGACATGTCGGCCAGTTAGCCCTGCGCATGCGGCCATTTCTTGCCTTCCTGTAGGGTCGTCGGCGCTGTGTCTCACGCCCAGTGTCTCAGCAGCAGGCGTCATCATCCAAGCAACCGTGGGCGGAGAGGTCTTGACTGATGCTTAAGATAACTTATTAACCAACATAACCAATGTGCATGACCATTCACCAACGACTTTTACCAGCCAATGGCTATATCCAGCATCTGGACCCCTGTTACGGAGTATTtgaaaattaattaaaaaTAAACCACAATGTTGTAAAACTTCATGATGAAAATTCATAGTCTAATATTCAACTTTCTTTTTTAGATTTTTGGATTTCTCAATATCATAACTACTGTTTTATTGTCTCATTCCCGCATCATGGCTATTCCAGCCAATTTAGGCTACAGGCCAATGGTGACAGGGCTCGGTGCCTGCTAACCGACAGGAGTATACTTAAATACTTCCTTAAAAGTTCGACAGAAAGATATTAATGTAGATCATGTAGCATATCCTGAGTTTCGTTCTTAAGCATCATATATTTTGCTCATACTCTCTGAAGACTCTATATTGTAGTTTCTAGGTCTTGTTGTGCAGCTTGCACACATTCAAGTTCAAGCTCCACTCGACGCCTTTCTTAAGTCTTCTAAAAGGCAGCGAAGGGTCTCGGTTTCTTGAGACATCCTGAATTCCTTAATGGCCAGCTTTGTCGACCGTGAGGTATCAAAAAATCGTATTGCTGTGGGCGACAGGCAGCAGGCATTCGCGCAATGATCACGGAGCACCAAGATTTCTCCGTAGCTAACTATTGACAAGCATCTTCCTCTGCAGTTCTCCTCTCTAGATAACCAGCAGGACACAGATCACCTGGAGCCAAGGATGACTAAGCAACGTGGAACACATGAGAAAATAACTAACTGCAGAAACCCAGAATGATGGATTTCTGTCTCTATTCAACCGCCGAAATCCCATCTGGGTGTAGAACGGGGTTGATTTTGTCATTCCACCGCAGCTTGAACTCTGTTCCAAGCTCCTTCTTGATTACCGCTTGCACTGCGTCCAGGACGTTAGCGAAGACGCCGAAATTCGCTGGATTCTCCTCGTCGTTCTCCCCGCCCTGGAATATACCCGTGCGGACCAAACATGTATTCCATCCGTACATGTTGCCGCCAACAATGTCTGACTGAGGGTTGTCACCAACCATGTATATGTTTTCCGGCAAGATATGCTCGTTGTGAATTTCTTTCATCCATTGCTTCATCACCTCGTCTGCGAATTTATACGTGGCTAACTCGGGCTTGCCGTACACAACACGCTCGAGATCGCCACCTGTCAACGACTTGTACATGGCCTCGATACTGATGCGGAACAGGCCCTGAGTCAACCGTGGGACGCCGTGTTCCGTGGGCATGAGCAAGTCGCCCTGCGAGAAATATATGGGTAACTGGTTATCGAGCGGGTTCTTAGCCTTCGTCTTCAGTCTACCGTTTTCACTGAGAAGAAGGTCCATGATGATCTGCATATCGGTTGCATAGTCTCGTGAGTCAGCGAAGACCATGATCGCTTCGAAGTTCATTGTGTCGAACGCTTGAACTTTCGCTTGCTTTCGCTCCTCTTCTGAAAGTTTGCTCCATGGGGAGATTGATGGATCCCATGCGAGAATGTCCTTTGGGAGGACTACGTTTTTGAATCCGTAGTCTTCGGCAACCTCTCTGATCTTGTATCCGTCGCCCCCGACCACAAGAACGGTTTCATAGTACTCAGACAATGCCTGCATTGGAGTATGGGACTGAATAAACTGATCTGTCGAAATTGCGGACCCTAATATACCACAAAGTTCTTCTACTCGGGCTGCCTCGGTCTTTCCTCCACCATTGGTGAGCAGGATATATGGAATCTTGATCCCAAGCTCGTTATCGCCGTTTAGAAGCTCCATCGCTCGGGCTGCCTCGGGGATAAGTCGCGTTCCATGAACCAACACACCGTCGATATCAAAGGCAAACGCCATGTTTTTGGCAGCTTCCACTTTTTCCTTTGACAGATCCTGTATCTGGGAGGCCAAGATGTCTCTCTTTGCGCTTGCGGCATCTCGATGCACCGAAGAAAGTCTCGACGTACGGGGAGATCTGGGAATTGGCAATGCCATGCCGAAAGAGTTTCGTGATCCTCTTCGATCCCTCATGGAGGGTGCTAAGCTGAGGTTATGCATCAGGGCGCCAGCGTCACTGATCGAACTTCTCAATGCTCGGACTTCAATTGCATTTCCTTCAAAGTGAGGGTCCGCAGGGATGCTAATCTGCCCGCCGCGGACGTGGCTCCCTTGTCTTCTATGCCAATCCCCGCCTTGATCGGCTCGAAACTTTGAGTCGTTGATATTTGCCATTTTTGCTTGACTGTGTAGCTAACCCTTCAAGCTGAATTCATGAAACCCCGCCTAAGGATGAACGAAATGAAATTAAAAGACGGAGAACAAGGAGAAGTGCAGGTACATCGAAAGCAGAAGGCAGAAGAGGAGCCTTATGGCTTTATATCCATCCACCCACTTTTTTAGCTGACCGAGAGTTTCCTAATTGAAACATGGATGTAGTGTCATTTCTACTGAATGCTCCACCTATCAGCTTACAATCCCTAAATATCATCGTTGTCTCCAGAAATGAAAGGTTTATTACTAACTCGACCAGGTCTATCGGGAGGTTATTTCCTCGGGCGTGGCGGATGCGTGGGAATGATGAAACGAGCAGACTTTTACTCATTTACCGCAATTTTTCATATGCCATCTCGTCAATGCATCGGAAGTACTCCTTCACAATGGCTGCGGTATATGAGAGTGACGTCGGGTGGCGGAGGCAGCTCCACCACCGTCGGAGCGATTGCTGGAGTGATGGGCCAATGAAGCTGGCTACTGCGAGTGACCAGAGATCATCAACATTACACGTTATGAGCGATGTTCGATTTTGCACTGCTTTGAATTGCAGAGGTTTTCTCTAGGCGAGCTCCTTGGGGCGCAACATAATAGAAGTGAGCTGGAAAGTTTTGATTTGACCTAAGCTCGATCAAAGTGAGCAATGGCCGTCGATCATCGTACCGGGCTTGCCAGTTAGTTAGACCCTAAACCCTAATTTGTACACagttttccttttccctgGGCATCTGCGATGACTTCATCCATTCAGCCGCCAGGCCACCTTTTTAACCACGTTGTGGCTTGTTTCCGTGAAAACTCTGATTTTTATGGATCACTGAGTTTGCTTAAAATCAGGAAAAGCGTCATTGCCCCGTTTGACAGTGGGAATATCTCGGAAATAATAGATAGACAGCTATGAGGGCCAAAATGAAACCCGTCTTGTGGAGCACTGGGGACCACGGGCGGGTACGCTTTTCCTTGATTACCTTGCCCCTTTGACATTTAGCCGCTGGGGCATGCTGTTTATGCTATGAATTAATGAAATTTAATTTGGTTCCTGAGCAATGCATTGCTGTCGAGAATAGCTGTTTGTCTCTCGACATATCAGTTAGCAGCTTACAAGAGCAGCCTTCGGCTTGTATCTGCCTctatttttttatttttatttttatttttacttttatttGTTTTAATACTAGATCAGCAGCTATGTCGCAAGATATCACGTTTAAGCTTAGCAATGGCGTCACAATTCCCGGTCTGGGGTTTGGAACGTTCTCAAACGAGGGCGCCAAAGGAGAAACATACAAGGCCGTGCTTCACGCTCTGAAGGTTGGATACAAACACCTGGACTGCGCTTGGTTCTACATGAATGAGGACGAAGTTGGCCAGGCGATCAA
This window harbors:
- a CDS encoding uncharacterized protein (EggNog:ENOG410PHQT~COG:G), translating into MANINDSKFRADQGGDWHRRQGSHVRGGQISIPADPHFEGNAIEVRALRSSISDAGALMHNLSLAPSMRDRRGSRNSFGMALPIPRSPRTSRLSSVHRDAASAKRDILASQIQDLSKEKVEAAKNMAFAFDIDGVLVHGTRLIPEAARAMELLNGDNELGIKIPYILLTNGGGKTEAARVEELCGILGSAISTDQFIQSHTPMQALSEYYETVLVVGGDGYKIREVAEDYGFKNVVLPKDILAWDPSISPWSKLSEEERKQAKVQAFDTMNFEAIMVFADSRDYATDMQIIMDLLLSENGRLKTKAKNPLDNQLPIYFSQGDLLMPTEHGVPRLTQGLFRISIEAMYKSLTGGDLERVVYGKPELATYKFADEVMKQWMKEIHNEHILPENIYMVGDNPQSDIVGGNMYGWNTCLVRTGIFQGGENDEENPANFGVFANVLDAVQAVIKKELGTEFKLRWNDKINPVLHPDGISAVE